A region from the Rosa rugosa chromosome 6, drRosRugo1.1, whole genome shotgun sequence genome encodes:
- the LOC133716829 gene encoding uncharacterized protein LOC133716829 gives MAKKELVQEPKFKCFCRREFATQEGLDGHVDSSEPCKAYRDKGHGQFKRKAGLGLERKFRLITIQLRNAKEKAEAAETGGNSNAKKKGGKAEAAETGGNSNAKKKGGKGKGKGKGKGEAGR, from the exons ATGGCAAAGAAGGAACTCGTCCAG GAACCAAAGTTCAAATGCTTCTGCAGGCGTGAGTTTGCAACACAGGAAGGTCTCGATGGACACGTCGACTCCAGTGAACCTTGCAAAGCCTATCGTGATAAGGGACACGGCCAATTCAAAAGAAAGGCTGGTCTGGGTCTCGAGAGGAAGTTTAGGTTGATCACAATACAACTGAGGAATGCCAAGGAGAAGGCAGAGGCTGCTGAAACTGGAGGAAATTCGAATGccaagaagaaaggggggaAGGCAGAGGCTGCTGAAACTGGAGGAAATTCGAATGccaagaagaaaggggggaaggggaagggaaagggaaagggaaagggGGAGGCCGGCCGCTGA